From a region of the Pieris brassicae chromosome 13, ilPieBrab1.1, whole genome shotgun sequence genome:
- the LOC123717800 gene encoding YTH domain-containing family protein 1 isoform X4, with translation MPCSTGRLASVSNAPKEHQLERGGEELSEVSWRHQQQASYAPPISSATDPYSAAGYYGTTALPYQAFGVGDGTWSTNGTDPMTFLGGYNPHDSYGMDGSVFGPSSTPFSNAAFGQPASTFNYFPGNGDYSTWGQLGRAKQYDDYYRADGLYVPDGIKAVETGVQALSLGEHKHDKDRAELKDISGGSQPKKMTWASIASQPAKPAPLSQTGGLKKKGPGMPPPPIVPGKHNMDISTWDAGKSAPVASAPPPPVLQPPSVPAPLPMPQPVPPPAPMRCPPQHQPPPAWTHTPRAPIPPQPRPPLPTPPPPSLPPQVSAPTVPHPVLDELRVKNDYNPKDFDLTAPLTRFFVIKSYSEDDIHRSIKYEIWCSTEHGNKRLDSAFRDREREGGCVYLFFSVNGSGHFCGMARMVSAVDYNSNSSVWSQDKWKGQFRVRWIYVKDVPNGQLRHIKLENNENKPVTNSRDTQEVPHAKGLQVLRIMHSYSHSTSIFDDFIHYERRQEEEDSRKVPHPAPVQENHREEHDGRGYRNYRDYRDRDGRDGRDHRDGRDGRDARDGRDHRDHRDRDPRDNRDPRDVNRDYKDDRDGRDHGYRDRDRDNYRPHKDRDGSRGRGRPRN, from the exons ATGCCTTGTAGCACCGGGCGGCTTGCATCCG TATCAAATGCACCTAAAGAGCATCAGCTAGAACGGGGAGGTGAAGAGTTGTCAGAGGTGTCATGGCGTCATCAGCAGCAAGCATCATATGCACCACCCATCTCGTCAGCAACAGATCCGTACAGCGCAGCAG gTTATTACGGTACAACAGCACTTCCTTATCAAGCCTTCGGAGTTGGGGATGGAACATGGTCTACCAATGGCACAGACCCAATGACTTTTCTAGGAGGATACAATCCTCACGATTCATATGGAATGGACGGTA GTGTGTTCGGACCGTCGTCAACCCCATTTTCCAACGCCGCATTTGGACAACCGGCATCAACATTCAACTATTTCCCAGGAAACGGTGATTATTCCACTTGGGGCCAGCTGGGTCGAGCTAAACAGTATGACGATTACTACAGAGCTGATGGGCTGTACGTGCCGGACGGTATTAAAGCAGTGGAGACCGGCGTTCAGGCGCTGTCCCTCGGGGAGCACAAGCATGACAAGGATCGCGCCGAGCTCAAGGATATATCGGGCGGATCGCAACCCAAAAAGATGACGTGGGCGTCCATCGCCAGCCAACCGGCTAAGCCGGCGCCATTGTCCCAGACTGGCGGTTTGAAGAAAAAAGGGCCGGGCATGCCCCCACCGCCGATAGTGCCCGGGAAGCACAATATGGACATTAGCACTTGGGACGCAGGCAAGAGCGCACCCGTAGCGTCTGCCCCCCCGCCCCCGGTGCTGCAACCCCCTTCTGTGCCTGCCCCTCTGCCGATGCCTCAGCCGGTCCCGCCCCCGGCCCCCATGCGATGCCCTCCTCAGCATCAGCCTCCCCCGGCGTGGACCCACACCCCTCGCGCCCCCATTCCCCCTCAGCCCCGGCCTCCGCTTCCCACTCCCCCGCCGCCATCCCTGCCCCCCCAAGTCTCCGCTCCGACCGTGCCCCACCCGGTACTCGACGAACTCCGCGTTAAGAACGATTACAACCCTAAAGACTTCGATCTCACCGCCCCTCTAACCCGATTCTTCGTCATCAAATCGTACTCCGAGGATGACATCCACCGCAGCATCAAATACGAGATCTGGTGCAGTACGGAACACGGCAACAAGCGTCTCGACTCGGCGTTCCGCGATCGCGAGCGCGAGGGCGGCTGTGTGTATCTCTTTTTCTCGGTGAACGGTAGTGGACACTTTTGCGGGATGGCCCGCATGGTCAGTGCCGTAGACTACAACTCTAACTCTAGCGTGTGGTCTCAGGACAAGTGGAAAGGACAGTTTCGTGTTAGGTGGATATATGTTAAGGACGTTCCGAACGGGCAGCTGCGTCATATCAAGCTGGAGAACAACGAAAACAAGCCGGTGACCAACTCTCGCGATACGCAAGAGGTGCCCCACGCGAAGGGTCTGCAAGTGTTGCGTATAATGCATAGTTACTCACACTCGACGTCGATTTTCGACGATTTCATCCATTACGAGCGTCGCCAGGAGGAGGAGGACTCGCGTAAGGTGCCGCATCCGGCTCCGGTTCAGGAGAACCATCGCGAAGAGCACGACGGCCGTGGATACCGTAATTACCGTGACTACCGTGATAGGGATGGCCGTGACGGGCGCGATCATAGGGACGGGCGAGACGGTCGCGATGCCCGTGACGGTCGTGATCATCGCGATCATCGCGATCGTGACCCCAGGGATAACCGCGATCCGAGGGATGTCAACCGTGACTATAAAGACGATAGGGACGGCCGGGACCATGGCTATCGTGACCGGGACCGGGACAATTACCGGCCACATAAG GATCGCGATGGTTCTCGTGGGCGTGGAAGACCTCGTAACTAG